A genomic window from Xenorhabdus cabanillasii includes:
- the rnk gene encoding nucleoside diphosphate kinase regulator, whose amino-acid sequence MTKPKIIINELDAERLDSLLEQPAFANSSIADALNEELDRAEIVPPVEIPADVVTMNSEIKFIDFSNNEERTRTLVYPSSLQDSTKQLSVMAPLGAALLGLRVNDEITWELPNGEKTRIKVLEILYQPEAAGEYHR is encoded by the coding sequence ATGACAAAACCTAAAATTATTATCAATGAATTAGATGCAGAACGTTTAGATTCTCTGTTGGAACAACCTGCGTTTGCCAATAGCAGTATCGCGGATGCATTAAATGAAGAGCTGGATAGAGCTGAAATTGTGCCGCCAGTAGAAATACCCGCAGATGTTGTCACAATGAACAGTGAAATTAAATTTATTGATTTCAGTAATAATGAAGAACGGACCCGCACACTCGTTTACCCGTCTTCTCTGCAAGACAGTACAAAACAACTGTCCGTGATGGCACCTTTAGGCGCGGCACTTTTAGGGCTACGGGTAAATGATGAAATAACCTGGGAATTGCCTAATGGTGAAAAAACCCGGATAAAAGTATTAGAAATACTTTATCAACCGGAAGCAGCAGGTGAATATCACCGTTAA
- the npr gene encoding PTS phosphocarrier protein NPr: MAVKQRLEIKNRLGMHARPAMKLHDLVQQFRSQVILRNSSNIQAEAHSVIAMLMLDSEQGSYIEVEATGPDEQQALAAIVELFNSGFDEE; the protein is encoded by the coding sequence ATGGCAGTTAAACAAAGACTTGAGATCAAAAACCGACTCGGTATGCATGCCCGGCCTGCTATGAAACTGCATGATCTTGTGCAGCAGTTTCGATCTCAGGTCATTCTGCGCAACAGCAGTAATATTCAGGCGGAGGCTCATAGTGTTATCGCTATGCTGATGCTGGACTCCGAACAGGGTAGTTACATTGAAGTTGAAGCAACCGGACCGGATGAACAACAGGCTCTGGCGGCTATTGTTGAGCTATTTAATTCTGGCTTTGACGAAGAATAA
- the rapZ gene encoding RNase adapter RapZ, with amino-acid sequence MVLMIVSGRSGSGKSVALRALEDMGFYCVDNLPVVLLPELANTLAERDISAAVSIDVRNMPESPEIFEEALTKLPDSFSPQLLFLDADRNTLIRRYSDTRRLHPLSSKNLSLESAIDKESDLLEPLRSRADLIIDTSEMSVHELAEMLRTRLLGKRERELTMVFESFGFKHGIPIDADYVFDVRFLPNPHWDPKLRPMTGLDRPVAAFLDRHTEVHNFIYQTRSYLELWLPMLETNNRSYLTVAIGCTGGKHRSVYVAEQLADYFRSRGKNVQSRHRTLEKRK; translated from the coding sequence ATGGTGCTGATGATAGTCAGCGGTCGTTCTGGTTCTGGTAAATCCGTAGCCCTGCGTGCACTGGAAGATATGGGGTTCTACTGTGTAGATAACCTGCCGGTAGTGTTACTTCCGGAGCTGGCTAATACATTAGCTGAGCGTGATATTTCAGCAGCAGTCAGTATCGATGTGCGAAATATGCCGGAATCACCCGAAATTTTCGAAGAAGCACTGACAAAATTACCGGACAGCTTTTCACCGCAGCTTCTGTTTCTTGATGCAGATCGTAACACATTGATCCGTCGTTACAGTGACACCCGGCGTCTGCATCCACTCTCAAGCAAAAATCTGTCACTGGAAAGCGCCATCGACAAAGAGAGCGATCTACTGGAGCCACTGCGTTCACGGGCGGATCTGATCATTGATACATCTGAGATGTCAGTCCATGAACTGGCTGAAATGCTCAGAACGCGTTTATTGGGTAAACGTGAACGTGAACTGACAATGGTATTTGAATCTTTCGGCTTCAAACATGGCATTCCGATTGATGCAGATTACGTTTTCGACGTACGCTTCCTGCCAAACCCGCACTGGGATCCAAAACTGCGCCCGATGACAGGGTTGGATCGCCCTGTTGCCGCATTTTTGGATCGCCATACAGAAGTGCATAACTTCATTTACCAGACCCGCAGTTATCTTGAACTCTGGCTGCCGATGCTGGAAACCAATAACCGCAGCTACCTGACAGTTGCTATCGGCTGTACCGGCGGTAAACACCGTTCAGTTTATGTGGCAGAACAGTTAGCTGATTACTTCCGCTCCCGTGGTAAAAATGTGCAATCACGGCATCGCACACTGGAAAAACGTAAGTAA
- the ptsN gene encoding PTS IIA-like nitrogen regulatory protein PtsN — MNNETDLPLSSVLSSECTRNNVPCSSKKRALEIISELASKQLNLPEYAVFEAILSREKVGTTGIGNGIAIPHGKLETECSNNAVGVFLHLEQPITFDAIDNQPVDLLFALLVPSNQCQIHLHSLSLIAKRLSDKNLCRRLRSAQSDEELYKILLNK; from the coding sequence ATGAACAACGAAACAGATTTACCACTAAGTTCAGTGCTTTCATCCGAATGTACGCGTAACAACGTACCTTGTTCGAGTAAAAAGCGCGCCTTAGAGATTATCAGCGAGCTGGCATCAAAACAGCTTAATTTACCAGAATATGCTGTATTTGAAGCCATTCTTTCCCGTGAAAAAGTGGGGACAACAGGTATTGGCAATGGGATTGCTATTCCTCACGGCAAGCTGGAAACAGAATGCTCAAATAATGCCGTTGGTGTATTTTTGCATCTGGAACAACCGATTACCTTTGATGCTATTGATAATCAACCTGTTGACTTGCTATTTGCTTTATTGGTTCCATCTAACCAGTGTCAGATCCATTTGCATTCACTCTCATTGATTGCAAAACGACTGTCAGATAAAAATCTCTGTCGTCGTCTGCGTTCAGCGCAAAGTGATGAAGAACTATACAAAATCTTACTGAATAAATAA
- the hpf gene encoding ribosome hibernation promoting factor — protein MQLNVTGHNLEITDALRNVVNTKCGKLDQYFDKINLIQVILRVEKVQKIAEATVYVNGGELHASSEHEDMYAAIDALADKLARQLTKHKSKLRQH, from the coding sequence ATGCAACTCAATGTTACAGGCCACAATCTTGAAATCACTGATGCACTACGCAACGTTGTGAACACAAAATGCGGCAAATTGGATCAATATTTCGATAAGATTAACCTTATTCAGGTCATCCTCCGAGTGGAAAAGGTGCAGAAAATCGCTGAAGCCACGGTGTATGTCAATGGAGGAGAGTTGCATGCGAGTTCAGAGCATGAAGATATGTATGCAGCAATTGATGCGCTGGCAGACAAACTGGCTCGTCAATTGACCAAACATAAAAGTAAATTGAGACAACATTAA
- the rpoN gene encoding RNA polymerase factor sigma-54, translating into MKQSLQLKLSQQLTMTPQLQQAIRLLQLSTLELQQEIQLALEANPMLEQEDLHQEIDTQGYSDAETAPDAETYPDTETKVMDTLEALEQRHMPEELPLDTSWDEIYTAGTSLGAKNDYSADDFPVYQGETTQTLQDYLMWQAALTPFTETDSAIATSIIDAIDETGYLTVPVEEILTSIGDDELTLEEIEAVLKRVQHFDPTGVAARNLRECLLIQLAMLPAETPYLNEAKLVTSKYLELLGNRDFRNLLRQSKLKESALKKAIDIIQSLEPKPGLMVNTGESEYVIPDVLVQKENERWQVRLNTDNIPRLRINQHYAALGQQSHNESDSLFIRNNLQEAKWLIKSLESRNETLLKVSNCIVERQQDFFEYGAEYMKPLVLADIAYQVDMHESTISRVTTQKYLHSPRGIFELKYFFSSHVNTDSGGEASSTAIRALVKKLVAAENPAKPLSDSKLTNLLAGQGIQVARRTVAKYRESLSIPPSNQRKKLV; encoded by the coding sequence ATGAAGCAAAGTTTGCAACTCAAGCTCAGTCAGCAATTGACGATGACGCCGCAACTTCAGCAAGCTATCCGTTTGTTGCAACTTTCTACGCTTGAACTTCAACAGGAGATCCAACTAGCTTTGGAAGCCAATCCTATGCTTGAGCAAGAAGACCTGCATCAAGAAATTGATACTCAGGGCTATTCTGATGCGGAAACAGCCCCTGATGCAGAAACATATCCTGATACCGAAACAAAAGTCATGGATACTCTTGAAGCCCTTGAACAACGGCATATGCCTGAAGAGCTTCCCCTTGATACCAGTTGGGATGAAATTTACACCGCGGGTACATCCCTGGGAGCAAAAAATGACTACAGCGCGGATGATTTTCCCGTCTATCAAGGTGAAACAACCCAGACATTACAAGATTATTTAATGTGGCAGGCTGCATTGACTCCCTTTACTGAAACAGATTCAGCCATCGCCACATCGATCATTGATGCCATTGACGAAACAGGCTACCTGACAGTCCCTGTCGAGGAAATCCTTACCAGCATTGGTGATGATGAACTGACGTTAGAAGAAATCGAAGCCGTACTCAAGCGTGTACAACACTTTGATCCCACTGGTGTTGCGGCACGTAATTTACGTGAGTGCCTGTTGATCCAGCTTGCAATGCTGCCAGCAGAAACACCTTACCTGAACGAAGCAAAATTGGTTACCAGCAAGTACCTTGAACTATTGGGCAACCGAGACTTTCGAAATTTGTTGCGACAGAGCAAATTAAAAGAAAGTGCATTAAAAAAAGCAATTGATATCATTCAGTCACTGGAGCCGAAGCCCGGATTAATGGTGAATACCGGAGAATCCGAATACGTTATTCCCGATGTATTAGTCCAGAAAGAGAATGAACGCTGGCAGGTCAGGCTGAATACCGATAACATCCCTCGTCTGCGCATTAATCAGCATTATGCCGCACTAGGGCAACAATCTCATAATGAGAGTGACAGCCTGTTTATCCGTAATAACCTGCAAGAAGCCAAATGGTTGATAAAAAGTCTCGAAAGTCGCAATGAAACGTTATTGAAAGTCAGTAACTGCATTGTGGAGCGACAGCAAGATTTCTTTGAATATGGTGCGGAATACATGAAACCACTGGTACTGGCTGATATCGCCTATCAGGTTGACATGCATGAATCCACTATTTCCCGTGTGACAACCCAGAAGTATCTGCATAGTCCACGCGGGATTTTTGAATTGAAATATTTTTTCTCCAGTCACGTTAATACTGATAGCGGAGGTGAAGCCTCTTCTACGGCGATACGGGCACTGGTGAAAAAATTGGTCGCGGCAGAAAACCCGGCCAAGCCACTAAGTGACAGTAAATTGACAAACTTACTTGCCGGGCAAGGCATTCAGGTAGCACGTCGAACTGTCGCAAAATATAGAGAGTCGTTATCCATCCCGCCTTCAAACCAACGTAAAAAATTGGTTTGA
- the lptB gene encoding LPS export ABC transporter ATP-binding protein — MAILNADNLAKAYKGRKVVEDVSLKVKSGEIVGLLGPNGAGKTTTFYMVVGIVPRDAGTITIDHEDISLLPLHERARRGIGYLPQEASIFRRLSVYDNLMSVLEIRKDINQEQRKARAEELMEEFHISHLRNSLGQSLSGGERRRVEIARALAANPKFILLDEPFAGVDPISVLDIKKIIQHLRDCGLGVLITDHNVRETLDVCERAYIVSQGHLIAHGTPEDILSNEQVKRVYLGEGFRL; from the coding sequence ATGGCAATATTAAACGCGGACAATCTGGCAAAAGCTTATAAGGGACGTAAGGTCGTTGAGGATGTCAGCCTGAAAGTAAAATCAGGTGAAATCGTAGGCCTGCTTGGGCCAAACGGTGCAGGTAAAACCACGACTTTCTATATGGTCGTCGGCATTGTGCCACGTGATGCAGGTACTATCACTATAGACCATGAAGATATCAGCCTGCTACCTCTGCATGAACGTGCCCGCCGGGGCATTGGTTACTTGCCACAGGAAGCCTCAATCTTCCGTCGGCTGAGCGTGTACGATAATTTAATGTCGGTTCTTGAGATCCGTAAAGATATCAATCAGGAACAGCGCAAAGCGCGCGCCGAAGAATTAATGGAAGAGTTTCATATTTCTCATTTGCGTAATAGCCTTGGCCAATCATTGTCCGGTGGTGAACGCCGCCGTGTGGAAATCGCCCGCGCACTGGCCGCTAATCCTAAATTTATTCTGTTGGATGAACCTTTTGCGGGTGTTGACCCTATTTCTGTTCTTGATATTAAAAAGATCATTCAACACCTACGGGATTGTGGTCTGGGCGTTCTGATTACTGACCATAACGTCCGTGAAACACTGGATGTTTGTGAACGCGCTTACATTGTCAGTCAGGGGCATTTGATTGCCCACGGTACACCAGAAGATATCCTCAGTAATGAGCAAGTTAAGCGCGTTTATTTGGGTGAGGGCTTCCGGCTTTAA
- the lptC gene encoding LPS export ABC transporter periplasmic protein LptC, giving the protein MSRTQSWLIAILTLIVLALIGWNLSNSNQDTLSPILDDSYPTYQTEEAITFVYDPGGKLAYKLVADDVKNYTETKLTWFTKPVLTTFDANGSSTSPKPTWTVRANKAKLTHDDMLYLYGDVQVDSLNDASQLQKITTDNATVNLVTQDVVSDDKVTLEGVGLQSVGMRMRGNLRDKTAELIEKVSTRYEIPHEEPNP; this is encoded by the coding sequence ATGAGCAGAACTCAATCCTGGCTGATCGCAATACTGACTTTGATTGTGCTTGCATTGATTGGCTGGAATTTATCCAATTCAAATCAAGACACCTTATCACCAATTTTAGATGATAGTTATCCTACTTATCAAACAGAGGAAGCCATCACATTTGTTTATGATCCAGGGGGTAAATTGGCTTATAAACTAGTGGCAGATGATGTTAAAAATTATACGGAAACAAAACTGACTTGGTTTACCAAGCCAGTATTGACTACTTTTGACGCTAATGGCTCATCCACATCCCCGAAACCAACATGGACAGTACGCGCCAATAAAGCAAAACTTACCCATGATGATATGCTCTACTTATATGGGGATGTCCAAGTGGACAGCCTAAATGACGCATCACAATTGCAAAAGATCACAACAGATAATGCAACAGTCAATCTCGTGACTCAGGACGTCGTATCTGACGATAAAGTCACTTTAGAGGGAGTCGGGCTGCAATCTGTTGGTATGAGAATGCGCGGCAATCTACGAGACAAAACAGCTGAATTGATTGAAAAGGTGAGCACTCGCTATGAGATTCCACATGAAGAACCTAATCCGTAA
- the kdsC gene encoding 3-deoxy-manno-octulosonate-8-phosphatase KdsC: MKQNEYLDTCYGPVNKEIIEKAKKIRLLICDVDGVMSDGLIYMGNEGEELKAFNVRDGYGIRCLITSGIEVAIITGRQAKLLENRAKTLGITYLYQGQNDKILAYQELLDKLTLQPEQVAYIGDDLIDWPVMAQVGLSAAVADAHPLLLPKADYVTQIAGGRGAVRELCDLVLFAQNKLEDAKGLSI, from the coding sequence ATGAAGCAAAACGAATATCTGGATACCTGTTATGGCCCAGTTAATAAAGAAATTATCGAGAAAGCCAAAAAGATCCGTCTATTGATCTGCGATGTTGATGGTGTGATGTCGGATGGCCTGATATATATGGGCAACGAAGGTGAAGAGCTGAAAGCCTTTAATGTTCGTGATGGTTACGGTATCCGTTGTTTAATTACCTCCGGTATCGAAGTTGCAATTATAACTGGCCGCCAAGCCAAATTGCTGGAAAATCGCGCAAAAACTCTTGGTATTACATATCTTTACCAAGGTCAGAACGATAAGATTTTGGCGTATCAGGAACTGTTGGATAAACTAACGCTACAACCTGAACAGGTTGCCTATATCGGCGATGATCTGATTGATTGGCCTGTAATGGCTCAGGTCGGGTTATCGGCTGCGGTGGCCGATGCTCATCCATTATTGCTGCCGAAGGCGGATTATGTGACTCAGATTGCTGGTGGTCGTGGAGCAGTCAGAGAACTTTGTGATTTGGTGCTTTTCGCTCAGAATAAGCTTGAAGATGCCAAAGGGTTATCAATATAA
- the kdsD gene encoding arabinose-5-phosphate isomerase KdsD, whose product MPKIDFQQAGKRVLHIELDGLARLEQYINDDFSKACELMFGCEGKVIVMGMGKSGHIGRKMAATFASTGTPSFFVHPGEASHGDLGMVTPKDIVIAISNSGESNEILALIPILKRQKVPLICMTNNCNSSMGKASDIHLCIKTPQEACPLGLAPTTSTTATLVMGDALALALLEARGFTAEDFALSHPGGTLGRKLLLLAGDLMTTGDNIPRVPRTATLREALIEITRKKLGMTVICSDDMQIDGIFTDGDLRRVFDMGIDLNNAKISDVMTTGGIRIKPNALAVDALNLMQSRHITSLLVTEGNTLLGVLHMHDLLQAGVV is encoded by the coding sequence ATGCCTAAGATCGATTTTCAGCAAGCAGGTAAGAGAGTATTACATATCGAACTCGACGGATTGGCGAGACTGGAACAATACATCAATGATGATTTCAGCAAAGCCTGTGAGTTAATGTTTGGCTGCGAGGGCAAAGTCATTGTCATGGGGATGGGTAAATCCGGCCACATAGGAAGAAAAATGGCAGCAACATTTGCCAGCACCGGAACTCCGTCGTTCTTTGTCCACCCCGGAGAAGCCAGTCACGGTGATCTCGGCATGGTGACCCCAAAAGACATTGTTATAGCAATTTCCAATTCCGGTGAATCCAATGAGATCCTCGCCTTAATTCCGATACTTAAGCGGCAAAAAGTTCCACTCATCTGTATGACAAATAACTGTAACAGTAGTATGGGCAAAGCCTCTGATATCCATCTGTGCATCAAAACACCACAAGAAGCCTGCCCATTGGGATTGGCTCCCACAACCAGCACAACTGCAACGCTGGTCATGGGCGATGCCCTGGCCCTTGCACTACTAGAAGCCCGTGGTTTTACCGCAGAAGATTTCGCCCTTTCCCATCCCGGTGGTACACTTGGACGTAAACTTTTGCTACTGGCCGGTGACCTGATGACCACTGGTGATAATATTCCCCGAGTACCCCGCACAGCCACCCTGCGCGAAGCATTGATAGAAATCACACGGAAAAAACTGGGCATGACGGTCATCTGTAGTGATGATATGCAGATCGATGGTATCTTTACTGACGGGGATCTACGCCGCGTTTTCGATATGGGTATTGATTTAAACAACGCCAAAATTTCTGACGTTATGACCACGGGGGGGATCCGCATCAAACCGAATGCGTTAGCTGTTGATGCCCTGAATCTGATGCAATCACGTCATATTACCTCCCTGCTGGTTACAGAAGGCAATACCTTGCTTGGTGTATTACATATGCACGATCTACTGCAAGCAGGAGTTGTATAA
- a CDS encoding calcium/sodium antiporter, producing MFLTIVLLITGLILLVYGSDRLVYGAAVFARALKIPPFIIGLVVMGIGTSLPELMVSVTASLNGLPDMAVGNAIGSNITNLLLITGAVALIRPITVQSEILRRELPLMLLIIGFAGYLLSNNYLSRLDGIVLLFTALFFISIMIKMTASSQCNDIDNYTRERDSELPIEGNKGIALLWVVLGLIILPISTRMVIDNATVIAHIYGISDLVIGLTILAVGTSLPELATSIAAAIKGENDMAIGNIIGSNVFNMTIVLGISSIFSPSVISSYAFSRDFWIMMAASVLFTIFCVRRKHRLNRLNGGLLLSCFIAYFIVLFVMSGD from the coding sequence ATGTTTCTGACTATTGTACTGCTGATTACCGGGTTGATTTTACTGGTGTATGGTTCTGATAGATTAGTATATGGTGCTGCGGTGTTTGCCCGTGCATTAAAAATACCACCTTTTATTATTGGCCTGGTGGTTATGGGAATCGGCACCTCTTTGCCAGAATTGATGGTATCTGTCACCGCAAGTCTGAATGGGTTACCAGACATGGCTGTGGGTAATGCAATCGGTTCTAATATTACAAATTTACTGTTGATTACCGGCGCCGTCGCACTTATTCGTCCAATAACAGTGCAATCAGAAATTCTGCGGCGAGAATTGCCCCTGATGTTGCTGATTATAGGATTTGCAGGTTACTTGTTGTCCAATAACTACCTGAGTCGTTTGGATGGTATTGTCCTGTTGTTTACCGCGTTATTTTTCATATCAATAATGATAAAAATGACAGCAAGCTCCCAATGTAATGATATCGACAACTACACACGGGAGCGGGACTCAGAACTGCCCATTGAAGGCAACAAAGGGATCGCGCTGCTTTGGGTTGTTTTAGGGTTAATTATCCTGCCGATATCTACCCGCATGGTAATTGATAATGCCACCGTGATTGCACATATTTATGGTATCAGTGATCTGGTTATTGGACTGACAATTTTGGCTGTGGGAACAAGCCTGCCTGAACTTGCTACTTCTATTGCTGCGGCCATTAAAGGTGAAAATGATATGGCAATAGGAAATATCATTGGTTCTAATGTCTTCAACATGACCATTGTATTAGGTATTTCCAGCATATTTTCACCCAGTGTTATTTCATCCTATGCCTTTTCCCGGGATTTCTGGATCATGATGGCAGCAAGTGTACTATTCACGATATTCTGTGTGAGAAGAAAACATCGGTTGAACCGATTGAACGGCGGGCTATTACTCAGCTGTTTTATCGCTTATTTTATCGTACTTTTTGTGATGTCTGGTGATTAA
- the mlaF gene encoding phospholipid ABC transporter ATP-binding protein MlaF: MSQQTENLIEISGMYFTRGQRPIFADINLTVPKGKITAIMGPSGIGKTTLLRLIGGQIRPDCGDIWFDGDNIPALSRPRLYAVRKKMSMLFQSGALFTDLNVFDNVAFALREHTDLPEELIYTTVMMKLEAVGLRGAAQLMPSELSGGMARRAALARAIALDPDLIMFDEPFVGQDPITMGVLVKLIDELNHALGVTCVVVSHDVPEVLSIADYAYIVAEQKVIAEGTPEQLKMNQDQRVRQFLDGIADGPVPFRFPAGDYKTELLANKIS; encoded by the coding sequence ATGAGTCAACAAACAGAAAATCTTATTGAGATCAGCGGCATGTATTTTACCCGTGGTCAACGCCCAATTTTTGCTGATATTAACCTGACCGTCCCTAAAGGAAAAATAACCGCCATCATGGGCCCTTCCGGTATTGGGAAAACGACTTTGCTGCGTTTGATTGGTGGGCAAATCCGTCCTGATTGTGGTGATATTTGGTTTGATGGCGATAATATCCCAGCATTGTCCCGCCCCCGCCTTTATGCCGTCCGTAAGAAAATGAGCATGTTATTTCAGTCAGGTGCGTTATTTACGGATCTGAATGTTTTTGACAATGTCGCTTTTGCTTTACGTGAGCATACCGATCTGCCCGAAGAGTTAATTTATACTACGGTAATGATGAAACTGGAAGCGGTAGGATTACGTGGTGCCGCTCAATTGATGCCTTCGGAGTTGTCCGGGGGTATGGCAAGGCGGGCAGCTTTGGCGAGAGCGATTGCACTGGATCCTGATTTAATCATGTTTGATGAGCCGTTTGTTGGTCAGGATCCGATTACAATGGGGGTTCTGGTAAAGTTGATCGATGAACTTAATCACGCTCTTGGTGTCACCTGTGTTGTGGTTTCTCATGATGTTCCTGAAGTATTAAGTATTGCTGATTATGCTTACATTGTGGCTGAACAAAAGGTCATTGCAGAAGGTACACCGGAGCAACTGAAAATGAATCAGGATCAACGAGTACGACAGTTCCTTGATGGCATTGCTGATGGGCCAGTGCCTTTCCGTTTCCCTGCGGGGGATTATAAAACCGAGTTATTAGCTAATAAAATTAGTTAG
- the mlaD gene encoding outer membrane lipid asymmetry maintenance protein MlaD, translated as MQSKKNEIWVGSFVLIAVVAIIFLCLKVADIRSFGNQTTYRITAAFDNIGGLKERSPVKIGGVVIGRVGKIWLDKKTYTPQVGLDIFTQYDNIPSSSSLSIRTSGLLGEQYVALNVGFDDPDLGVTMLKDGDKIEDTKPAMVLEDLIGQFLYKSGGGEHQSSAAPAQAH; from the coding sequence ATGCAAAGTAAGAAAAATGAAATTTGGGTTGGAAGTTTTGTCTTAATTGCAGTGGTAGCAATCATTTTTTTATGTCTGAAAGTCGCTGATATTCGGTCTTTCGGTAATCAGACCACTTATCGTATCACTGCTGCCTTTGACAATATTGGTGGATTGAAAGAACGTTCTCCTGTCAAAATCGGGGGCGTTGTTATTGGCCGGGTAGGGAAAATCTGGCTGGATAAGAAAACCTATACGCCACAGGTCGGGCTGGATATTTTCACGCAGTACGACAATATTCCAAGTTCCAGTTCTCTTTCTATTCGGACCTCTGGTCTGTTGGGTGAACAATATGTCGCGTTGAATGTAGGGTTTGATGATCCTGATTTGGGCGTCACCATGCTGAAAGATGGAGATAAAATTGAGGACACTAAACCTGCGATGGTTCTTGAAGACTTAATTGGTCAGTTCCTGTACAAGAGCGGAGGCGGGGAACATCAGTCTTCTGCTGCTCCTGCACAGGCACACTAA
- the mlaC gene encoding phospholipid-binding protein MlaC: MFKRLLMAALLVVAPFASAVDQTNPYVLMKDAAEKTFSRLKNEQPQIQANPEILRQIVHQELMPYVQAKYAGALVLGPFYKQATPEQRDAYFKAFESYLEQAYGQALAMYHGQNYQIAPEQPLGDKTIVAIRVTITDPNGQPPVRLDFQWRKNSKTGYWQAYDMIAEGVSMITTKQNEWSEILRQKGIDGLTEQLKISAQVPITLEKKK; this comes from the coding sequence ATGTTTAAGCGATTACTTATGGCTGCCTTACTGGTGGTTGCACCATTTGCCAGTGCTGTTGATCAAACCAACCCTTATGTATTAATGAAGGATGCAGCGGAAAAAACGTTCTCTCGTCTGAAGAATGAACAGCCGCAGATTCAGGCGAATCCTGAAATACTGCGTCAGATTGTGCATCAGGAATTAATGCCTTATGTGCAGGCAAAATATGCAGGGGCATTGGTATTGGGGCCTTTCTACAAGCAAGCGACACCAGAGCAGCGTGACGCTTATTTCAAGGCATTTGAGTCTTATCTGGAGCAAGCTTATGGTCAGGCTCTGGCAATGTATCATGGACAAAATTACCAGATTGCTCCTGAGCAGCCACTGGGTGATAAGACCATCGTAGCGATCCGCGTCACCATCACAGATCCTAATGGTCAACCACCTGTTCGCCTCGATTTTCAGTGGCGAAAAAACAGTAAAACCGGGTACTGGCAGGCTTACGACATGATAGCAGAAGGTGTGAGCATGATTACGACAAAACAGAATGAGTGGTCGGAAATTCTGCGCCAGAAAGGTATTGATGGTTTAACTGAGCAACTGAAAATCAGTGCACAAGTTCCAATCACTTTGGAAAAGAAAAAGTGA
- the mlaB gene encoding lipid asymmetry maintenance protein MlaB, giving the protein MKNREKDKVPDRMQLSWEQEGNTLFLKGTLDRDSLLSFWQERDSVLAQIDNIDVSQLEHVDSTGLALFVRVKGDRQQQGKALTFSGIRERLQTLIALYGLQSIFADHL; this is encoded by the coding sequence ATGAAAAACCGGGAAAAGGATAAAGTGCCTGATAGAATGCAGTTAAGTTGGGAACAAGAAGGAAATACGCTGTTTCTGAAAGGTACGTTGGATCGCGATAGCCTGTTATCCTTTTGGCAGGAAAGAGACAGCGTATTGGCTCAAATAGATAATATTGATGTTTCCCAACTTGAACATGTGGATTCCACGGGGCTGGCCTTATTTGTTCGCGTAAAGGGCGACAGGCAGCAACAAGGCAAAGCGCTGACATTTTCTGGTATAAGGGAGCGCCTGCAAACGCTTATTGCGCTTTATGGTCTGCAAAGTATCTTTGCAGACCATTTATAA
- the ibaG gene encoding BolA family iron metabolism protein IbaG, producing the protein MDTNEIKKVLMEKLVLDEVIVSGDGSHFQVIAVGEIFGELSRVKQQQAVYAPLMEYIADNRIHALSIKTYTPAQWQRDRKLQGF; encoded by the coding sequence ATGGATACTAATGAAATTAAAAAAGTACTGATGGAAAAGTTGGTACTTGATGAAGTTATCGTTAGTGGTGATGGCAGTCATTTTCAGGTAATTGCAGTGGGTGAAATTTTTGGTGAGCTAAGCCGTGTCAAACAACAGCAGGCAGTTTACGCACCCCTGATGGAATACATCGCTGATAACCGCATTCACGCACTGTCAATTAAAACCTACACACCAGCACAATGGCAACGTGACCGCAAGCTCCAGGGGTTTTGA